The Primulina tabacum isolate GXHZ01 chromosome 7, ASM2559414v2, whole genome shotgun sequence genome includes a window with the following:
- the LOC142551356 gene encoding uncharacterized protein LOC142551356 isoform X1 produces MQALRSPVVPSSTLFFSSSSTFTLVQSISVSQKIRTTAIKSQHLSLDNQNTTMAESSGIANPKWAQKIVTVPSQRRGCHLITSKILKEIGQDLSGFQCGLAHFFLQHTSASLTVNENYDSDVRHDTETFLNRIVPEGPSAPWEHTIEGPDDMPAHIKSSIFGCSLSIPITDGKLNMGTWQGIWLCEHRDSATPRKIVVTLNGI; encoded by the exons ATGCAAGCATTACGATCTCCAGTGGTACCTTCATCGACACTGTTCTTTTCATCATCGTCCACCTTCACCTTAGTTCAAAGTATAAGCGTATCTCAGAAGATTAGAACAACGGCAATCAAGAGCCAGCATCTTTCCCTGGATAATCAAAACACTACTATGGCGGAGTCTTCGGGAATTGCAAATCCCAAATGGGCTCAGAAGATTGTTACCGTTCCTTCCCAGAGGCGCGGCTGCCATCTCATCACATCCAAG ATTTTGAAAGAGATTGGACAGGATCTATCTGGGTTCCAATGCGGCCTTGCTCATTTTTTCT TGCAGCATACAAGTGCTTCTTTGACTGTGAATGAAAACTACGATTCCGATGTCAGACACGACACAGAGACATTTTTGAACAGAATAGTTCCAGAG GGACCGTCTGCACCATGGGAACATACCATTGAAG GTCCAGATGACATGCCGGCTCACATCAAGTCTTCAATATTTGGATGCTCTCTCTC GATCCCCATCACGGATGGAAAACTAAATATGGGAACTTGGCAG GGAATATGGCTATGCGAGCACCGTGACTCTGCTACTCCACGCAAAATTGTGGTCACCCTCAATGGGATATAA
- the LOC142551356 gene encoding UPF0047 protein C4A8.02c isoform X2: MQALRSPVVPSSTLFFSSSSTFTLVQSISVSQKIRTTAIKSQHLSLDNQNTTMAESSGIANPKWAQKIVTVPSQRRGCHLITSKILKEIGQDLSGFQCGLAHFFLQHTSASLTVNENYDSDVRHDTETFLNRIVPEGPSAPWEHTIEGPDDMPAHIKSSIFGCSLSIPITDGKLNMGTWQDRSISKNFDSFVPGNMAMRAP; encoded by the exons ATGCAAGCATTACGATCTCCAGTGGTACCTTCATCGACACTGTTCTTTTCATCATCGTCCACCTTCACCTTAGTTCAAAGTATAAGCGTATCTCAGAAGATTAGAACAACGGCAATCAAGAGCCAGCATCTTTCCCTGGATAATCAAAACACTACTATGGCGGAGTCTTCGGGAATTGCAAATCCCAAATGGGCTCAGAAGATTGTTACCGTTCCTTCCCAGAGGCGCGGCTGCCATCTCATCACATCCAAG ATTTTGAAAGAGATTGGACAGGATCTATCTGGGTTCCAATGCGGCCTTGCTCATTTTTTCT TGCAGCATACAAGTGCTTCTTTGACTGTGAATGAAAACTACGATTCCGATGTCAGACACGACACAGAGACATTTTTGAACAGAATAGTTCCAGAG GGACCGTCTGCACCATGGGAACATACCATTGAAG GTCCAGATGACATGCCGGCTCACATCAAGTCTTCAATATTTGGATGCTCTCTCTC GATCCCCATCACGGATGGAAAACTAAATATGGGAACTTGGCAG GACCGGAGCATCTCTAAGAATTTTGATTCCTTTGTTCCAGGGAATATGGCTATGCGAGCACCGTGA